TAAATGCTGAAGAATACGCATCTCCTGCTCCAAAACTCTTCAACACTTCAGTCGGATAAATCCCGCCCCTATACTGTTCATTTTCCGTAAAAACCAGCGATCCTTTTTTTCCATTCTTTATGACAACAATTTTAACTCCCTTTTTAAGGAGCCAAGCAGCACTTTTGGGGGGTTCATTATTTCCAGCATGATATAGATACTCCATCGTATCAAATTCATCACGAGTTCCTATAACTATGTCAGCCTTCTCGGAAGCCAAAGTAAGATATATGCTGGTCTCTTCCTGATTATCCCATGTACCGTCCCTATAATCCAAATCTATAGCTATCACTGTCCCATTTCTATGAGCCATTTCCATTGCAAGAAAAACTGATTCTCTCGCAGGAGAATGTGAAAGTGATGTTCCGGAAATCAACAGTAATTTATGACTTCCAATATAATCCTCATCCAACTCCGTGGGAAGAATATGGATATCTGCACAGTCATTCCGATACATAAAACAATTGCATTTATCTTTCAAGATTTCTCCCATTGTTACACCGGATCGGATCCCCTGAGCAGCAACTGCGATATGTGACGTATCAATTCCTTCTTTTGACAGAAAACGTACAATAAATCTTCCAAACTGATCGTCAGAAACTTTTCCGATATATCCTACCTTCATGCCCAATCTCACCATTGCAACAGATGTATTGGCCGGAGAGCCCCCGACATATTTACTAAAAGTCTGCGCATCTTCCATCGGCCCCACTTCATTGGCATAAAGGTCGACGGTTGCACGGCCTAAAGCTACAACATCCTTCGGTTTTGTCCTATCAAAATGTATATACATCTATTTATCCTCTTCCTCTTCCAACTCCTTCAGCAGTTCCTTGGTTTCTTTAACGCTCAGTCCATTGTGAATCAACCGGTTCAGGGCTTTAACAAGCGCCGTTGTATGAGGATACTGAAAAACAAAACGTCCATAAGTAACTCCTGCAGCTCCGGAGTCAATAACATCTCTCGTTTGCTGTAGAAATTCATCTACATTATTGCACTTTGTTCCTCCTGCAATTGCTACCCTTGTAGGAACTGCCGCTATTACTTTGGCAAAACTGTATGGATCTCCTGTATAATTTGTTTTCACAAGATCCACCCCCAACTCTGCCGCGATTCTTGCCGCATAAATCACATTATCTACAGTGTTCTGATCCTTTTTATCAATCCTATTTCCTCGCGGATATATATGGCTGATCAACGGCATCCCGTATTTATGTGCTTCCTTGCTTATTTTAGCCAATTGATTTATCTGCTGATCCTGATTATCTCCTCCCACAATACA
This Treponema socranskii subsp. buccale DNA region includes the following protein-coding sequences:
- the iolC gene encoding 5-dehydro-2-deoxygluconokinase; the encoded protein is MYIHFDRTKPKDVVALGRATVDLYANEVGPMEDAQTFSKYVGGSPANTSVAMVRLGMKVGYIGKVSDDQFGRFIVRFLSKEGIDTSHIAVAAQGIRSGVTMGEILKDKCNCFMYRNDCADIHILPTELDEDYIGSHKLLLISGTSLSHSPARESVFLAMEMAHRNGTVIAIDLDYRDGTWDNQEETSIYLTLASEKADIVIGTRDEFDTMEYLYHAGNNEPPKSAAWLLKKGVKIVVIKNGKKGSLVFTENEQYRGGIYPTEVLKSFGAGDAYSSAFNYGLLHDLTIEEALKYAAAASSITITGHSCSDAMPSLLAVQNYVATHQYII
- a CDS encoding class I fructose-bisphosphate aldolase, with amino-acid sequence MLGKEIRLKRLIPGKDGKYFGLTVDHAIARGVVPGLDTIDDTLSKMIAGRPNAITMNKGIADKCFAPYAGQVPLVLKLTTFGVYHFAEDVQIADVEEAVCYGADAVSCGCIVGGDNQDQQINQLAKISKEAHKYGMPLISHIYPRGNRIDKKDQNTVDNVIYAARIAAELGVDLVKTNYTGDPYSFAKVIAAVPTRVAIAGGTKCNNVDEFLQQTRDVIDSGAAGVTYGRFVFQYPHTTALVKALNRLIHNGLSVKETKELLKELEEEEDK